In one Kitasatospora cineracea genomic region, the following are encoded:
- the nirB gene encoding nitrite reductase large subunit NirB, whose amino-acid sequence MTTTKPTLLLVGYGMVGHRFLEALADTGAAARYRVVVLAEEPRPAYDRVGLTSYFSGRSADDLLLAEEGFTDRHGFEVHLSSPAVSLDPAARTVTTAAGRTLSYDTLVLATGSYPFVPPVDGRDAEGCFVYRTIEDLQAIESYAAGARVGAVVGGGLLGLEAAGALKGLGLETHVVEFAPRLMPVQVDDAGGTALRRTIESMGVVVHTGVGTKAITVAEGRAVGMSFTDDSELATDLVVFSAGVRPRDQLAREAGLTVGERGGIAVDEHCRTSDPHVFAIGECALAVDGRVYGLVAPGYEMAVSVAQQLAEQAAQPFTGADLSTKLKLLGVDVASFGDAFGRTPGSLDVVYSDSRSGVYKKLVVTGEGALLGGILVGDASAYATLRPLAGTGRPLPVPAESLVLPAGADTAVSLGSSALPDDAVICSCNNVTKGAIRAAVTDHECTTVPEVKKCTRAGTNCGSCVKLLGTIVTDELEAGGVEVDRGLCPCFAHTRAELYEIVRVKRVATHRQLLAEHGRVPEGAEGCEVCKPTVASIIASLAPELEASGHILDGEQGGLQDTNDHFLANLQKNGSYSVVPRIPGGEITPDKLIVIGEVAREFGLYTKITGGQRIDLFGASVDQLPMIWSRLVAAGFESGHAYGKSLRTVKSCVGSTWCRYGVQDSVAMAIQLELRYRGLRSPHKLKSAVSGCARECAEARGKDFGVIATSNGWNLYVGGNGGATPRHADLLAQDLDDEQLVRLIDRFLMFYIRTADRLERTSAWLERIEGGLAHVREVVVEDSLGIADELESLMARHIGDYQDEWAATLADPDRMRRFVSFVNAPGVPDPSIRFVPERDQVKPDLVLLASAEQLLAALDSDRSPFPAARILEEAR is encoded by the coding sequence ATGACCACCACCAAGCCCACACTGCTCCTGGTCGGCTACGGCATGGTCGGCCACCGCTTCCTGGAAGCCCTGGCCGACACCGGGGCGGCCGCCCGCTACCGGGTCGTCGTCCTCGCCGAGGAGCCCCGGCCCGCCTACGACCGGGTCGGCCTGACCTCCTACTTCTCCGGCCGGAGCGCGGACGACCTGCTGCTCGCCGAGGAGGGCTTCACCGATCGGCACGGGTTCGAGGTGCACCTCTCCTCCCCCGCCGTCTCGCTCGACCCGGCGGCCCGGACCGTCACCACGGCCGCCGGGCGCACCCTCTCCTACGACACCCTGGTGCTGGCCACCGGCTCCTACCCCTTCGTTCCCCCGGTGGACGGCCGGGACGCCGAGGGGTGCTTCGTCTACCGCACCATCGAGGACCTGCAGGCGATCGAGTCCTACGCGGCCGGGGCCCGGGTCGGTGCGGTGGTCGGCGGCGGGCTGCTCGGGCTGGAGGCCGCGGGTGCGCTGAAGGGCCTCGGCCTGGAGACCCACGTGGTGGAGTTCGCGCCGCGCCTGATGCCCGTCCAGGTCGACGACGCGGGCGGCACCGCGCTGCGGCGGACCATCGAGTCGATGGGCGTGGTGGTGCACACCGGCGTCGGCACCAAGGCGATCACCGTCGCCGAGGGGCGCGCGGTCGGCATGTCCTTCACCGACGACTCCGAGCTGGCGACCGACCTGGTGGTGTTCTCCGCCGGGGTCCGCCCCCGCGACCAGCTGGCCCGCGAGGCCGGTCTGACGGTCGGTGAGCGCGGCGGCATCGCGGTCGACGAGCACTGCCGGACCTCCGACCCGCACGTCTTCGCCATCGGCGAGTGCGCCCTCGCGGTGGACGGCCGGGTGTACGGCCTGGTCGCCCCCGGCTACGAGATGGCCGTCTCGGTGGCGCAGCAGCTCGCCGAGCAGGCCGCGCAGCCGTTCACCGGCGCGGACCTCTCCACCAAGCTCAAGCTGCTCGGCGTCGACGTGGCCAGCTTCGGCGACGCCTTCGGCCGGACGCCCGGCTCGCTCGACGTGGTCTACTCCGACTCCCGTTCCGGCGTCTACAAGAAGCTGGTGGTGACCGGCGAGGGGGCGCTGCTCGGCGGCATCCTGGTCGGCGACGCCTCGGCCTACGCCACGCTCCGCCCGCTGGCGGGCACCGGGCGGCCGCTGCCCGTCCCCGCCGAGTCGCTGGTGCTGCCGGCCGGTGCGGACACCGCCGTCTCGCTCGGCAGTTCCGCGCTGCCCGACGACGCGGTGATCTGCAGCTGCAACAACGTCACCAAGGGCGCGATCCGGGCGGCGGTCACCGATCACGAGTGCACCACCGTCCCCGAGGTGAAGAAGTGCACCCGGGCGGGCACCAACTGCGGCTCCTGCGTGAAACTGCTCGGCACGATCGTCACGGACGAGCTGGAGGCCGGCGGCGTCGAGGTCGACCGCGGGCTGTGCCCGTGCTTCGCCCACACCCGCGCCGAGCTCTACGAGATCGTCCGGGTCAAGCGGGTCGCCACCCACCGCCAGCTGCTCGCCGAGCACGGCCGGGTGCCGGAGGGTGCCGAGGGCTGCGAGGTCTGCAAGCCGACGGTCGCCTCGATCATCGCCTCGCTGGCGCCCGAGCTGGAGGCCTCCGGGCACATCCTGGACGGCGAGCAGGGCGGCCTCCAGGACACCAACGACCACTTCCTGGCGAACCTGCAGAAGAACGGCTCCTACTCGGTGGTGCCGCGCATCCCCGGCGGCGAGATCACCCCCGACAAGCTGATCGTGATCGGCGAGGTGGCCCGGGAGTTCGGCCTCTACACCAAGATCACCGGCGGTCAGCGGATCGACCTGTTCGGCGCCAGCGTGGACCAGCTGCCGATGATCTGGAGCCGACTGGTCGCGGCCGGCTTCGAGTCCGGCCACGCGTACGGGAAGTCCCTGCGCACCGTGAAGTCCTGCGTCGGCTCCACCTGGTGCCGCTACGGCGTGCAGGACTCGGTCGCCATGGCGATCCAGCTGGAGCTGCGCTACCGGGGCCTGCGCTCGCCGCACAAGCTCAAGTCGGCGGTCTCCGGCTGCGCCCGCGAGTGCGCCGAGGCCCGCGGCAAGGACTTCGGCGTCATCGCCACCTCCAACGGCTGGAACCTGTACGTCGGCGGCAACGGCGGTGCCACGCCCCGGCACGCCGACCTGCTCGCCCAGGACCTGGACGACGAGCAACTGGTCCGCCTGATCGACCGGTTCCTGATGTTCTACATCCGCACCGCCGACCGGCTGGAGCGCACCTCCGCCTGGCTGGAGCGGATCGAGGGCGGCCTGGCGCACGTCCGCGAGGTGGTGGTCGAGGACTCGCTGGGCATCGCCGACGAGCTGGAGTCGCTGATGGCCCGCCACATCGGCGACTACCAGGACGAGTGGGCGGCGACCCTGGCCGACCCCGACCGGATGCGCCGGTTCGTCTCCTTCGTCAACGCCCCCGGAGTGCCCGACCCGAGCATCCGGTTCGTCCCCGAGCGCGACCAGGTCAAGCCCGACCTGGTGCTGCTGGCCAGCGCGGAGCAGTTGCTCGCCGCCCTCGACTCCGACCGCTCCCCGTTCCCGGCCGCCCGCATCCTGGAGGAAGCCCGATGA